In the Flavobacteriales bacterium genome, one interval contains:
- a CDS encoding S46 family peptidase, with the protein MKKFVLIVFLALAGGWTSLSAKEGMWIPWLLEKLNEQEMQDLGMTITAEDVYSVNQGSLKDAIVHFGGFCTGEVISKQGLVLTNHHCGYGAIQSHTSLENNYLRDGFWAMNHSEELPNDGLYVEFIKRIEDVSKLVLYEVTDDMTEKQRGDKIKENVDTLIEKYEAETEFDAEIRSYLCRKSIFRFLNSNL; encoded by the coding sequence ATGAAGAAGTTTGTTCTAATTGTTTTTCTCGCCCTAGCGGGCGGATGGACATCTTTGTCCGCCAAAGAAGGTATGTGGATTCCATGGCTGCTCGAGAAGTTGAATGAGCAGGAAATGCAGGACTTGGGAATGACCATCACCGCTGAAGATGTCTACAGCGTTAATCAAGGGAGCCTCAAAGACGCTATCGTCCATTTCGGTGGTTTCTGTACCGGGGAGGTCATTAGTAAGCAAGGACTGGTGCTGACTAATCACCATTGCGGATATGGAGCGATTCAGAGTCATACCTCTCTGGAGAACAACTACTTACGAGATGGGTTCTGGGCGATGAATCACTCCGAAGAATTGCCGAACGATGGCTTGTATGTTGAGTTCATCAAACGGATCGAGGATGTATCTAAATTGGTCCTGTACGAGGTAACGGACGATATGACCGAAAAACAACGAGGCGATAAGATCAAGGAAAACGTGGATACGCTTATCGAAAAGTACGAGGCCGAAACAGAATTCGACGCTGAGATTCGATCCTATTTATGCAGGAAATCAATATTTCGTTTTCTTAACTCAAACCTTTAA